The genomic window TTACTTTTATAGAGACCAGATGGATGTGCGGGTGCCCTGCATCATGATGCTGGTAGACCAGATAGGGCTGCTCTGCAAAACCTATCTTTTCCATATAGGCATCTGCTATCCTCATGAGCTTTTCGGCGGAATAATTCTCACGCGGATGGAAGTTCAGCGAAATGTGCACGCTGTTACGTCTGACATTCCCGTTCAGGGCGTTCTGATGCAGCAGGCGGTTGAGTTTCATGGAGGAATTGAGATCCTTTACAGCGGCCGGATAATTGCCTTCTCCGATGCACTTGGCGGCGCCCTGCTTCACCTTGTTTTCATTGTACCGGAAGATACTCTGCACTGAATGTCCGGTCTTTATGACTGCAACCATTTCCGTGCTATTTTTTCGGTCATTTTTACAATGGACTCGGTCTGTGCCAATAGCCTTTCCCGCTGCGATTCAGTCTCTGAAATCCAGCGCCTGAATTCGGCATTATGCTGCAGGGCATGGAGCCTTCTGACACTCTGGTTGAAGTTGTTTCCAAGGGCGGAGAGCTCCTTTCTAAGACGGATGAACTCGAGCATGAATTCATCCAGTGAAACATCCCGATGCTTGACTATAACTGGTTTATTCAGCAGGCAGCTTCTGAGGTATTCGCTCATCTGCCTACAGGCGGTTGTCTTGAACCTTCTCTCAAGCATGTTGTATTCAGCAGCTGTAAAGCGCACCGCCGCAATTCGGGTTCTGTTTAAAATCTCTTTCTCCATTTTGCTTCCCTTTCATTTCTTCAAACAATCCTCCTTTTGAGTTTCACTGCCGCGAGTTCCGAGCACAGGGCAGCCAGATTCGTTTGTTAAACAAACGGACATCTGGCCGACTGCAGGAACGCCGCAGTCCTTGAGCTTCCTCAAAGCTCAAAAGCCAAAAAAGACCTCTTTCGGTAACTCTCCAGCGCGAAATTAGAAAAGTCGTGCGGATTCCTCCCATCCCGACCATATTTTGAACGGGGTGTTTTAAGCGCTTCTGCCTATCTTTGGAGCAGCTGATTATTAATTTAAAACGTAGAAATTATGCTTACAGAAAATGATGCTGCCCTGGTTTTTGACACCATAATGAGTTCTCCGGGCATGAGCGAACCGGTGAGGATTGATCTGAAGATTTCACGAAAAAACGTGCTGCTTCTGCACCATGTAATTGAGCGCGGACTGCTTGAAAACGACAGCGACCCGTCGGTGCTTTTAAAGCGCACGGCAGAGGAAAGCATCGCCGAATTAAGACAGCTTTCCGCCGACTGCCTGGCAAGAGCCGGACTTGCAGAACTCAATGAAAAACTGGCCCGTCTTGGTGCGGAAAAAAAACACTAGAAGAACAGAAAGAAAAGCCGCCAACAGAAAAGTTTAGCGGCTTTTTTATTGCTATGTTTCACTTATGCATTGCTTTAAAAACATTATAATTTTTATGCTATTTTTGAACAAGCTAATAAATAAATATGACCGCGGAAGAATTAAAAGGATTTGAAGAAAGACAGGCTGAAATGCAGCAGACCAGAGACATTTTTGATCTCATCTGCAGCACACTGAACCTGAAATATGGTGAGTTCTTTGGATTTCGCGATACCAGGGGATTCGTTGTGCTGAATATCTATAGGCATCAGGGAGAGAAGACAAGAGTGATTAAAGTTTCGGAAACGGCGGAAGTTCTTATCGACACCCATAAATACTATTCTGTCTACCAGTCCCAGACGAAAAGAAACGTGCTTTTTTACAGTGGGCTCAGGGATCAGCCAGACGGCTATAAGACCACCAGAGCCGGAGTGCTCGATGAAAATTTTGAGATCCTTATTCCAGCGCGATACGATTCCCTAAATGACATCAACGAAGACAGCTATCTGGCCACAATCGATGATTATGCGGGCATACTTGATTCCAAATTTGAAATCATCATTCCCTTAAAGTTCAGAGAAATCGAGTATAATAAAACCCTGAAGATCTTCAAAGCCAGAGAACAGATCAATAGAAAAATTGAAAAGGAAGATGAAAATACGGAAGGAAGCGTTTATTGGATCTACGACCAGAAAGGCATGCTGCTCCAAAAACTTGAATACGGGCTTATAAATTTTGCAAACAGCCCTTCGCACTATACCGTTTATGACATCGGATCATTCTACGGCGAATATGTCGACCATACCTCTATGATCGGCAGGCAGGGGCTCCTGGACCAAAGCTTCAAAACTATAATTCCGCCCGTTTACGATCTGATTTTAAAAGGCAAAAAATTTATTCTGGTTTATGAACAAAAAAATCCTGCCATAGGCCGAGACTATGAATCGGAAGAGGCCCAAGGCGCCGAATGCTACTATACGCTGGATGGAGGAAAATGGGGCGTCTTTGACCATGAGGGAAAACTTGTCATCCCAGTTGAATGCAACTGGATTACCCATACCCTTAAGGATGATTTATTTCTTATCAACCCCACTGGGCTGATGTACTATTATCAGGGCGAACAGGAAGACGGAGTCTGGTGCGCCAAGGACGGACTCTGGGGGCTCATCAATTCGAAAAATGAAATCCTTGTGGAGCCTGCCTATAAGCACTACCACATGTATGATGACAAAATCATATTCTGCAACAGGCAAAATGCCGATTATGAAATTCTTGACATTGAAGATGCTCTTACCATATGCTTTTAGCACTTGATGGGAGTATCCATCCCAAACGAAAAAACTCCCTTAAAAAAAGGAGTTTTCGGCGGCCGGCGGTTGCCTGAAATGGTATGTGGCAACTAACTAAATCATTTGGGGCAGAACCTCCAGACGAACCCCGCCGGTCCCCTGTTATTTTCTGACTGATTTAAACGGCAGCATTACCAATATCAAGACAAATTTACGGCAATAAAGCAATTTAAGACTTATAGAATCTTTCCCAGCCTTTACAGGATTATAAGATTTATCATGACGGACTGCCATCACTGCATTAATATTCATATTAAAAATATAAGAACAAAAAAAGGCACCTATAAGGCGCCTTCATCCAAAAAGGAGTAGTACTTCTGCTCGGTAACGATCAGATGGTCCAGCAGCTTGATGTCCAGCAGCTCACCAGCGGTCTTGATCTTTCTGGTAATGGCTTTGTCTGCCTCTGAAGGAGCGGCCTTTCCCGATGGATGGTTATGGGAGATAATGATGCCCACTGCATTGGCTTTAAGCGCAGAGGCAAACAACAGTCTGATGTCCACTACAGTTCCTGCAATGCCTCCAGAGGATACCTGGTAAACGCCAAGCACCTTGTTGGCCTGATTGAGCAGCAGGACTTTGAACTGCTCGATGAATTCTATCTTGTCGGGATCCCAGCAGTCCATCAGGATGGCATAGGCGGATTTGGAGGATGTGATCTTGGGCCTCTTGGAGCTCTTCACTTTTGCTCTATAGATCAGATCTATTTCCGCTACGATTTTCCAGCTGCTGACTTGTTGTGCTTTCATGGCTTTTACTATTTAAGATTAATAACAGCACCTGCATCGGGCAGAGGAAAGCGAGCGCAAAAAGCAACGCAATAAAGCAGGACGGATGTCCTGCATTTATGGGGGAATTTTTTGCGGACGAACCGCCCTCCTGTGCCCGAACTTTGTGATGTGATTAAACTCAAAGGGCTTCTCCGCTGAAAAAGGCTTATGCGGAAGGGACATGCCCAAACAGCACTAAACGGATCATCAGACAGAGCAAAAAAGCATGGCTAAAAAACGTGAAAGTGCAATCGGCTGGATTCCAAAACAGTGGATTAAAAAGCATGCAGATACAATCGAATTAAGCCGTAAACACCGCAGCCATTCTTGCCTTTCGTCTGGTTTTTGCCTAAATTTGCCGCATGAATTACGAAGACATCAAACGCCATTTTGAAAGCAGTCCTCCACCCAAGGAAGCGAAGTGGACCGAATGGGCATACATCTCCGATACGCAGCTTTTCCTGAAGAGCTGCTACATCGGCATCAGAAACTTTAACGGCCCTGTCGACCGCTGTCCGGCATGGTGGCACTTGAAAGAATTTTATATTCTAATGAAAAAAGCAACTTCGCAGACAACTGATCAAGAAGCGCCTATAGAAGAAGCAGCTGGCGAAATTATTGCAGAAGCAGCTTCTGAAAAAGCAGTTTCCGAAGAGCAAACTGCCGTCTAAAATTCCGTCTAATCGATACTTTATTGCCCCCACACAGAACTGGTGAAGAATTATCAATATATAATGTCCTGAATTATTTTAACAGCCGGCATATTTCACAATAAAATCAGGCTTTTCAAAATCATAGCCGCGGGAATCCTTCTGCGTCGGGACAGGATAACGAAAAAAACAAAAAGAAAAGCCGATAAATTGTCGGCTCTTTTTATGCAATAAAATCAAAACCAAAAGCCCGAAGTCCTGACAGCCGGCGGGCTTTGATTTTTTTTTAAGATTTTCTTATTATTTCATGCTGATGGTGTCCATCAGGTTTTCCTGATCGATGAAGGCTGCAATGTACTGCTGGACTTCATTGCGTTTCTCTTTGTCCGTTTCAAAGCTATTGATGTGGAACTCTTCGTCCTGATCCAGGATATGTATGATCTCGGTGTACCCTTTTGAAATCAGGCTGCCTTTTAGCTTCAGGATCGTATGCTGCTGATGTGCATCCAAATCTTTTCTTACCTTTAATTGTATAGCTTTTTCCATTGTAAAAGATCTGTTAGATTTGTTTTTAGTATATTTCTTAAATCAAATATAATTATTTAGATCAGATACACATTTCTCCCCTATGTTAAAATCAGGTATTTTACTTATAATTAACATAGTGCTGACTGCTTCTTAAGTGGCCATTCCATCCACTAATGCATAAGAAAAACAAGCCTTAGTAATCAATAAGGCTTGTTTTATTTCTAAATATTATCCTAATGATATTCTATTTGCCGCATCCCTTTTTTTCTGGTCGATCACTTTTGCATAAATCTGCGTGGTTTTAACGCTCCTGTGCCCTAACATTTTTGAAATGGTAAAAATATCGGTTCCCGCAGTCAGCTGGAGCGTAGCATAGGTATGCCTAAAGCTATGAAAGGTAATATGCTTATTAATTCCAGACAATGCTACCCATACTGGAAGCACCCGGTCTACATCCCATTTATTTAATCCTTTAAACACCAGTTCCTTTTCCCCTTTTCTTTTTCCAAGCAGTGAAAAAGCTTCATCGGAAATCGGCATTGTTTCTGCCCCTTGAGTTTTTTTCTGGCGGAATATGATATAGTAGCCATCATTCTCAATGTAATGGATCTCAGACCAGAGCAGCTTCGCAATATCTACATAACGTATTCCTGTCAATACCGAAAACATCGAAATTTTACGCACTAAGGAATTTGGACAGGGGGTCGAAAAAAGTTTTCGGGTCTCTTCAATAGTCATAAAATTGCGCTGGGATTCCATTTCTTTTATAGATCCAATTTTTGAGTTAATGTCTGTTCTTAATTTATCTTCTTTATACGCCCCTTTTAGAGTTGTTTTTATTTTATTGTAATAGGAAAGCGCCGTATTGCGAGAAATCTGCTTATTATTCTTTCTCATGCTCCTCGCTTTGAGAAGATAATCCCTGAAGTCCTCAATAACTGTAACCGTAACATCCTTAAACAGCAGATCATTTCCATTTAAAAATGCTTCAAAGTGCGCTATGGCGCAGTTCCATATCGATAGATTATTTCCTGTTTTTTTCTCTCCGAGCTTTTTATAATATTGGAGAAATGATTCATTTCCTCGAGCCTGAATCTGCAGCTGCTCTTTTTCAAATGGAGAATAGATTTCCGATTTGTTGATTTCATTCTGTCTTCTTGCTCGTATTAATTCCGCCGTATGCAGATTTTCAGAATTGGACAGCTTCTGATACTGATCTGCCGGTTTCTGATAGATATACAGTTTCAAAAACTCGCGTCTCGTATAGTCATTTGCTCTTGAATCCCACACGGGAGGATAGAAATCCAAATATAGAGACATTCTTCCTTGAGAAATAGCTTTCTTTCTAAGTGTAACAATACTCTTACTCATGGCTCTGAATGTTAAATAATAATTCTATATCTCTTTTGGAAACATATACAAACCTGCCCACATTGTACTTTTCAATCTTTGCTCTTAACAAAATGCCGTACAAAGCCGCAGGAGAAATATTCAGCTTCTTCTGTATTTCAGAAATTGTATAGCAGTGTTCAATTCCTGGAAATCTCTGAACAGTTTCTTCATTTTTTCTGCTTTCGTAAAGCCTTTCAAAAAATTTATCGATTTCTGGACGATTTATGAAAGTCTTGGCTCCAACTTTTCTAATGGCAATTTCATTCCTTGAAATTACCCTGTAAAGTGTTCTCCTGCTTATGCCCATAAGCAGACTTGCCTGGTCAATAGTGAAAATTTCAAGTTTTTCCAGCTTCTCGATGCCACCATTACGCATGGATTCCATTTTTTGCCCTCTGGCCTCTTTCCTTTTTTCGCTGTTTCTTTTTTTGTAATTCTTGCTTCCGCAGGCTAGTGAGCAAAATTTTGTTTTAATTGTCTTTGCTGTAAATTCACTATTACAGAACTGACAGATTTTGGCAATCCTAATGTTTGAACCCATAATTTTTAAATTTAAGTTTCCTACTGCACTTAAATGTCCTTAGAACTTCCACAATTACTTTCCAAACACTGGAATCTGTCTTGCCAAAATATAGGGGCACAAGACAAACGATATGCTCTAAAATGATATTTTTGCTAATTTCTTTTCCAGAAATCCGATCTCTAGAAAACTCAGCAAAATGTACATTTGTGCCATCATTCATCCCGTTTTGTCACAAAATTTGTACCTCGAAATCCGAGGTACAAATAAGGTACAGATTTACGCAAAGCAATACCAAATATTCAAAAATAAAATCGGATAAAAAAAGAGTCAAAATGTTAATTACCAACACCTTAACTCTTTTTGTTATTTTTTGCTTTGCGTTTCTTTGTGCCCTTCTACTTGCCGATGCAGAAATTAGCAAAAATATTCCCCAACAATTCATCATTTGAAACCTGTCCAGTAATCAACCCAAATTGATATAAAGCTTCGCGAATATCTAGCGCCATAAGATCGCTTGAAAGACCCGATTCTAAACCGAATTTTACTTTCTGAATTTCGTCTAAAGCTTTCAATAAAGAATCATAATGTCTTGTATTGGTCACAATAGTTTCATTATTGCGAAGGGCTCCTGTATTCACAAAAGACAACAATTCATTCTTTAAATCTTCCACTCCTATTTTTTCTTTCGCAGAAATTAATAGCAGTTTTGCATTTAAGTTTTCTAACTGATTGGTAATATTAGCTACTTCATCAGCAGATAGAATGTCTTTTTTATTCACCACAATAAGCAGTGGTTTTAACGGATATTTATTCTTAATCTGTTCAATTTCATTTACAAATTCTGAACTTGATGTTTGGAACTTTAATCCGTCAAATAAATAAATTACGACTTGAGCTTGATCGATTTTTTCGAATGTTTTCTTGATTCCAATGCTTTCTACAACATCTTTCGTATCACGAATTCCAGCTGTATCAATAAATCTAAATCCGATTCCGCCAATTACTAATTCATCTTCAATAGTATCGCGCGTAGTTCCGGCAATGTCAGAAACAATGGCACGTTCTTCGTTTAATAAAGCATTCAATAATGTCGATTTTCCCACATTCGGCTCACCAACAATCGCAACCGGAATTCCGTTTTTAATCACATTTCCAACAGCAAACGAATCAATCAAACGTTTTAAAACAAATTCAATTCTATTTAATAATTCATGAAATTGCGTTCTATCTGCAAACTCCACATCTTCTTCTGCAAAATCTAATTCCAATTCAATTAAAGAAGCAAAATTTAATAGTTCTTCTCGCAATTTTGCAATTTCATTACTGAATCCGCCGCGCATTTGCTGCATTGCAATTTGGTGAGAAGCTTCATTATCTGACGAAATCAAATCTGCCACCGCTTCTGCCTGCGATAAATCCAGTTTTCCGTTTAAGAAAGCTCTCAACGTAAATTCACCAGCATCGGCCATTCTACATCCATTTCGAAGCAATAACTGAATAATCTGCTGCTGAATATAAGTCGATCCGTGACAAGAAATTTCAATCGTATCTTCTCCTGTATAAGAATTTGGGCCTTTAAAAACAGAAACCAACACTTCGTCTAGTGTTTTGCTTCCGTCTACAATATGTCCCAAGTGAAGAGTATGCGTTTTCTGCTTGGTCAAATCTTTGTTTTTAATAGATTTAAAAACCGAATTACCAATTGTAATAGCCTCTGCTCCAGAAATACGAATTATGGCGATAGCTCCAGCTCCCGAAGGCGTAGCTAAAGCAACTATTGAATCTTGATTTATCATGCTGCAAAGGTATAAAAAAACGCTCAAATTCTTTTCTTTGGTAATGTTACTCCACTCGAACAAGAAATCTTCCGACTAATTAAGATTAATAAATCATTAAGTGTTAAAATACTGATAAATATCAGGTTGTTTTCTTTCTAGAATGAGTAAATTTGAGAGACAAACCTTAATCTTAAATACGATGAAAAAGATATTATTTCCAACCGATTTCTCTGACGCTGCTACCAATGCATTTGTTCATGCTTTAGAATTTGCTAAAGTTGTAAACGCCGAATTGATCTTACTTCATACATTCGAGATTCCTGTTTACGACAGCCAATTCTTTCCAGAGAATTATGCTTCTATATATAGTTCAATCGAGCTAGCAAAATTTGAAACGTTTAAAGATGAAATTCCGAAACTACGAACTATTGCTGCTGAACGTAATCTAGAAGATATTGTGATCAAACACCGTTTAATGGATGGTGATCTTATCTATAATCTTAAAAACGCAGTCGAAGAAGATCAAGTCGATTTTGTTATTATGGGAACCAACAGCGCTTCAGACTGGACAAAATTCTTCACGGGTTCTAATACCGAATCTGTGATTTCTGGAGTTGAAGTTCCTGTTTTATGCATTCCGATCGATGCTAAATACAAAAAGGTAAAAACAATTGGTTTTACGACACGCTACCGAGAAAAAGACAAAAAAGAACTAAAAAAAGTTCTGAA from Flavobacterium sp. KACC 22763 includes these protein-coding regions:
- a CDS encoding plasmid mobilization protein: MEKEILNRTRIAAVRFTAAEYNMLERRFKTTACRQMSEYLRSCLLNKPVIVKHRDVSLDEFMLEFIRLRKELSALGNNFNQSVRRLHALQHNAEFRRWISETESQRERLLAQTESIVKMTEKIARKWLQS
- a CDS encoding WG repeat-containing protein — translated: MTAEELKGFEERQAEMQQTRDIFDLICSTLNLKYGEFFGFRDTRGFVVLNIYRHQGEKTRVIKVSETAEVLIDTHKYYSVYQSQTKRNVLFYSGLRDQPDGYKTTRAGVLDENFEILIPARYDSLNDINEDSYLATIDDYAGILDSKFEIIIPLKFREIEYNKTLKIFKAREQINRKIEKEDENTEGSVYWIYDQKGMLLQKLEYGLINFANSPSHYTVYDIGSFYGEYVDHTSMIGRQGLLDQSFKTIIPPVYDLILKGKKFILVYEQKNPAIGRDYESEEAQGAECYYTLDGGKWGVFDHEGKLVIPVECNWITHTLKDDLFLINPTGLMYYYQGEQEDGVWCAKDGLWGLINSKNEILVEPAYKHYHMYDDKIIFCNRQNADYEILDIEDALTICF
- a CDS encoding JAB domain-containing protein, producing MKAQQVSSWKIVAEIDLIYRAKVKSSKRPKITSSKSAYAILMDCWDPDKIEFIEQFKVLLLNQANKVLGVYQVSSGGIAGTVVDIRLLFASALKANAVGIIISHNHPSGKAAPSEADKAITRKIKTAGELLDIKLLDHLIVTEQKYYSFLDEGAL
- a CDS encoding DUF6965 family protein, which encodes MNYEDIKRHFESSPPPKEAKWTEWAYISDTQLFLKSCYIGIRNFNGPVDRCPAWWHLKEFYILMKKATSQTTDQEAPIEEAAGEIIAEAASEKAVSEEQTAV
- a CDS encoding site-specific integrase — translated: MSKSIVTLRKKAISQGRMSLYLDFYPPVWDSRANDYTRREFLKLYIYQKPADQYQKLSNSENLHTAELIRARRQNEINKSEIYSPFEKEQLQIQARGNESFLQYYKKLGEKKTGNNLSIWNCAIAHFEAFLNGNDLLFKDVTVTVIEDFRDYLLKARSMRKNNKQISRNTALSYYNKIKTTLKGAYKEDKLRTDINSKIGSIKEMESQRNFMTIEETRKLFSTPCPNSLVRKISMFSVLTGIRYVDIAKLLWSEIHYIENDGYYIIFRQKKTQGAETMPISDEAFSLLGKRKGEKELVFKGLNKWDVDRVLPVWVALSGINKHITFHSFRHTYATLQLTAGTDIFTISKMLGHRSVKTTQIYAKVIDQKKRDAANRISLG
- a CDS encoding helix-turn-helix domain-containing protein — encoded protein: MGSNIRIAKICQFCNSEFTAKTIKTKFCSLACGSKNYKKRNSEKRKEARGQKMESMRNGGIEKLEKLEIFTIDQASLLMGISRRTLYRVISRNEIAIRKVGAKTFINRPEIDKFFERLYESRKNEETVQRFPGIEHCYTISEIQKKLNISPAALYGILLRAKIEKYNVGRFVYVSKRDIELLFNIQSHE
- the mnmE gene encoding tRNA uridine-5-carboxymethylaminomethyl(34) synthesis GTPase MnmE, whose translation is MINQDSIVALATPSGAGAIAIIRISGAEAITIGNSVFKSIKNKDLTKQKTHTLHLGHIVDGSKTLDEVLVSVFKGPNSYTGEDTIEISCHGSTYIQQQIIQLLLRNGCRMADAGEFTLRAFLNGKLDLSQAEAVADLISSDNEASHQIAMQQMRGGFSNEIAKLREELLNFASLIELELDFAEEDVEFADRTQFHELLNRIEFVLKRLIDSFAVGNVIKNGIPVAIVGEPNVGKSTLLNALLNEERAIVSDIAGTTRDTIEDELVIGGIGFRFIDTAGIRDTKDVVESIGIKKTFEKIDQAQVVIYLFDGLKFQTSSSEFVNEIEQIKNKYPLKPLLIVVNKKDILSADEVANITNQLENLNAKLLLISAKEKIGVEDLKNELLSFVNTGALRNNETIVTNTRHYDSLLKALDEIQKVKFGLESGLSSDLMALDIREALYQFGLITGQVSNDELLGNIFANFCIGK
- a CDS encoding universal stress protein, whose translation is MKKILFPTDFSDAATNAFVHALEFAKVVNAELILLHTFEIPVYDSQFFPENYASIYSSIELAKFETFKDEIPKLRTIAAERNLEDIVIKHRLMDGDLIYNLKNAVEEDQVDFVIMGTNSASDWTKFFTGSNTESVISGVEVPVLCIPIDAKYKKVKTIGFTTRYREKDKKELKKVLKIAKKTDAKVKSLYVRTSNSDVSEETRKEFEKEFAGENVEFLVLPSDDVKETILDFVLYKDIDILTTITHKRSFFESLFDSSFSKKIAKEVTIPILVMHED